The nucleotide sequence GGACCAGGAGAAGGCGTGCCCCACCAGTTCGTCGGTGAAGGTGTGGCGCAGGTACCGCGGCGCGTTCACCCCCTTCATCTCGGCCACGCCGAAAAGGGCGTAGTAGGAGGTCTCGTTGCCGTAGTACTCCGTCCCCATCTGCGAATGGATGCAGGTGGTCAGCCCGTTGATCAGGTCGAGGGCCACCTGCACGCTCGCGCGCGGCTTGCTGTCGACCAGGAGGTGGCTGAACCAGGCCAGCCGGTCGTCGGCCTCGTAAGCGCGGTAGTCCACCTCGTGCCAGGCGGTCTCCCCGTCCTCGCGGTACTTGAGCCGGTACTTCTCCCCGACCTGGTAATGGCGCACCGGCCCCCCGCTGTCGTAGCGGAGGGTGAACTCCCTGCCGACCAGGATGTCGCTGAAGGGCATGTTGTTCCCCGCCATCGCCTGGACCGCCTCCATCCCGCCGCCGAAGGCCTTGGTGCTCTTCTGCGCCGCCTGGTGCACCTCCTCGTCGGACATGTACTGGAAGTCGCGCACCGGGCGGTAGACCAGCCGCTGCCCCTTCCCCGGGGACTGCGGGTCGGAGGCGGACTGGACGACCATCGGTTTCTTGCCGTGCTCGTCGAACGGCTCCAGCCGGGTGAGTTCCCCGACCACCTTGCCCGTCCCCCGGAACATGTAGTATTCCAGCTCGTCCTTCTCGTTCAGGCCGAGCCGCACCCCCGCCTGGGTCTCCGTGAAGAGGTCGGCGACGAAGAGGGTGAAGATGCCCGAAAACTCGCACTCCGTCCGGTCGTAGATGAACATGTTGTCGTTGACCAGCACGTAGTCCGAGGGGCTGCAGTAGGCGAGGTCGTCGTTGTGGCGCGTCAGGTCCGCGAAATTCGAGCTGGCCACCGAAGCGTAGAATTCGAGGGTCTCGATTCCCGTGTCCTGTTTCCAGTACATCCCCTTCCCCTCGATCCGGTTGGTCAGGTGGTGGCGCGCCTCGGGCGCCTTCCGGCCCGGGGCGTCGACGTAGCCGAAATAGATCTGCCGCTGCACCTCGCGGTCGTCGACCGTGATTTCCTTTTGCCCCAAGGTCTTCTCCTTCCGGCCGCTCGAGAGCCAGACCTCGAACACCGTGACCAGGTGCGTCTCCCGGTCCACGAAGACGTTGTACCCCTTCTGGGCCCCCGGGATCATGTGGGAGAAGAAAACCACCTGCCCGAGCGTCAGCCCCCCATACCCCGCGCGGATCTTCTTCCCGCCGTTTTCGGACAGCTCGAGCCGCTTTTTGTCCCTGAAGGCGTATTCCAGGACAGGGCCGCCGTCGGTCACTATTTTCAGGGACTTGCCCGACAGGGCGTCCGAGAATTCCGATACGCAAACCGGACCGGAATCGGCGGCCTCGAGCTTCCGCCCCACCTGGTCCTTCGTCAGCTTCGTGTATTTGAATCGATGCATGGGTATGTTCATCAGCCTGCCTCCTTTGGGCCGCCCCGGATTTACGGGAGATCTATCGATTTGAGTCATGCTATCATAACCGATTATGCCGGATTGCGATAATGGTTCCTGTGCGGCCGGGGCCGGGTTCGAACCCCCCGGCGCTGCAGCCGCGCGCGAAAGGACATCGAGATGAAACCCTCCACCATTTCCCAGTTGTTCGGCCAGTCCCCCTTCCCCCTGCTCAAGGAGCACATGGAGAAGGTCAAGCTCTGCCTCGACGAGGTCCGCCCCATGATGGAGGCGGTGGCCGAGGGGAAGGGGGCGGAGAACGAGGCCGCCCGCAGGATCATGAGGATCGAGCACGAGGTCGACCTGATCAAGGTGAACCTGCGCGACAACCTGTCCAAGAGCATTTTCCTGCCGGTGGACCGGAGCGACCTGCTGGCGGTGCTCTCGGCCCAGGACGGGATCGCCGACATGTGCGAGGACCTCGCCGTCCTCGTCACCGTCCGCACGACCCGGATCCCGGACGCGTTCAGGGACGGGCTCTTCGAATACCTCGACAAATGCCTGGAGGCCGCCTACCTCTGCGTCGACATCACCCGGGAATTCGACAGGATGATCGAATCCTCCTTCGGCGGCCACGAGGCCGAAAAGATCCTCGGGATGATCGACGCGGTCAGCGCCCTGGAGTGGGAGGCCGACAAGAAGCAGTACCGGCTCGCGCAGCACCTGTTCCAGCTGGAGGACCGGCTCTCCCCCGTGGACGTCATGCTCTGGTTCGAGATCTTCAAGGTGATCGGCAACATCGCCAATTCGGCCGAAAAGATGACCAAGCGCCTCCGCACCTTTTTCAAGGCGTAAGCCCCGCACCCGCGCAAAGGAACAGCATGGACCCTCTCTCACTCCTCATCCTCGTCATCGCCACCGTCTTCTGCGTCTACATGGCCTGGAACATCGGAGCCAACGACGTGGCCAACGCCATGGGCACCTCGGTCGGCTCGAAGGCGCTGACCCTGAAGGGCGCCGTCATCGTGGCGGCCGTCTTCGAGTTCTCCGGGGCCCTCTTCATCGGCTCGCGCGTCACCGACACGATCCGGCGCGGCATGGTGGACACCGGACTCTTCGCGGCCGACCCGATGATGCTGGTCTACGGCATGCTCGCGGCGCTGCTGTCGGCCGCCGTCTGGCTCAACATCGCCTCCAGATACGGCCTCCCGGTATCCACCACCCACGCGATCGTAGGGGCCGTCACCGGTTTCGGGATCGTGGCGGGGGGGTGGGCGTCGATCCAGTGGGGCACGATGGTGAAGATCGTCCTGAGCTGGCTCGTCTCCCCCCTGAGCGGCGGCATCATGGCGTTCGCCCTCTTCACCTTTCTGAACCGCAAGATCATCAACGCCGCCAACCCGTTCAGGGCATTGCGTTTCCATGTCCCCATCCTGGTGTTCGCCGTCGTCGCCGTCATCGGGATCGCCCTCTTTCACGAGGGGCTCGCCAGCGTGCGCCTCCCGATTCCATTCTGGTTCGCCGGTCTGCTGGCTCTTGCGGTCGGGCTGGCGGCGGCCCTGGCCGTGCGCATCGCCATCGTCCGGATCACGGAACGGAGGAGCCCCGAACTGCTCAGCCGCTTCAATTTCATCGAGTACATCTTCAAGTACCTGCAGATCATGACGGCGTGCTACGTCGCCTTCGCCCACGGGTCGAACGACGTCGCCAACGCCGTCGGCCCCTACGCCGCCATCGTCTCGATCCTCGGGAGCCACAACGTGGCGGCGAAAACGGAGGTGCCGGTCTGGATCCTCGGCATGGGGG is from Acidobacteriota bacterium and encodes:
- a CDS encoding TIGR00153 family protein; this encodes MKPSTISQLFGQSPFPLLKEHMEKVKLCLDEVRPMMEAVAEGKGAENEAARRIMRIEHEVDLIKVNLRDNLSKSIFLPVDRSDLLAVLSAQDGIADMCEDLAVLVTVRTTRIPDAFRDGLFEYLDKCLEAAYLCVDITREFDRMIESSFGGHEAEKILGMIDAVSALEWEADKKQYRLAQHLFQLEDRLSPVDVMLWFEIFKVIGNIANSAEKMTKRLRTFFKA
- a CDS encoding inorganic phosphate transporter; protein product: MDPLSLLILVIATVFCVYMAWNIGANDVANAMGTSVGSKALTLKGAVIVAAVFEFSGALFIGSRVTDTIRRGMVDTGLFAADPMMLVYGMLAALLSAAVWLNIASRYGLPVSTTHAIVGAVTGFGIVAGGWASIQWGTMVKIVLSWLVSPLSGGIMAFALFTFLNRKIINAANPFRALRFHVPILVFAVVAVIGIALFHEGLASVRLPIPFWFAGLLALAVGLAAALAVRIAIVRITERRSPELLSRFNFIEYIFKYLQIMTACYVAFAHGSNDVANAVGPYAAIVSILGSHNVAAKTEVPVWILGMGGIGIVIGLATYGYKVIETIGRKITELTPSRGFAAEFGTATTVLVCSNLGIPISTTHTLVGAVIGIGFARGISALDFRIVRNIFSSWFITLPATMLISIVLFLAFRYMFGA